Proteins found in one Pelobates fuscus isolate aPelFus1 chromosome 10, aPelFus1.pri, whole genome shotgun sequence genomic segment:
- the LOC134575208 gene encoding gastrula zinc finger protein XlCGF53.1-like, translating to MDKKIDPILNLTLEIIYLRTGEDYMIVKKPSDPISPSSSNQHVSESFSRMQSPRTVPLPYPLVHEKNNEQKILELTNKIIELLTREVPIRCEDVTVYFSLEEWEYIEGHKHLYNDIMIENQQHLGSDDGYIGTNKKRRRKSPIFFPDYLFEEPCVIKSNVRERCLSICKPKEMYHISGRNMTGDSPLCNKSNLMNPKISIHTEHPFGYIHEIPASCKENNLTDIYIVTDHAQTEYPSTHIKEEPASCEEGNLTDISTPIEHPQTQYPSIPIKEEPVLCEEGNPTDISKPTEHPQTQYPSIPIKEEPVLCEEGNLTDISKPTVHPQTQYPSIPFKEEPVLCEEENLTDISKPTEHPQTQYPSIPFKEEPVLCEEVNFGNIYTSMDYRKPEYPFCVKEHIKMNRNYQNNDMLIQKCNEIGNNGILKTEPTSYQMVYKSEFHKNEIQEGEKQFSCSECGKCFGQKKDLNRHQQSHLGRKPFSCPECLKGFTQSSNLITHQRIHTGEKPFSCYHCGKCFAQKSDLNRHLKIHSGVKPFSCSECGKCFTLNAYLVTHQRIHTGEKPFSCWECGKCFGQKSVLNRHLRIHRKEANCFLLMLENLNSK from the exons ATGGACAAGAAAATAGATCCAATATTAAACCTTACCCTGGAAATCATCTATCTGCGGACTGGAGAG GATTATATGATTGTGAAAAAACCCAGTGACCCAATCTCACCCAGCAGCAGCAATCAGCACGTGTCAGAGAGTTTCTCCAGGATGCAGAGCCCCAGAACGGTGCCACTGCCTTACCCCTTGGTCCATGAGAAAAACAATGAGCAGAAGATCCTGGAATTGACCAATAAGATCATTGAGCTGCTGACCAGAGAG gTTCCTATACGGTGTGAGGATGTCACTGTCTATTTCTCCTTGGAGGAGTGGGAGTATATAGAAGGACATAAGCATCTCTACAATGACATCATGATTGAGAACCAACAGCACCTCGGCTCAGATG ATGGGTATATAGGTACAAATAAAAAGAGAAGACGTAAGAGCCCTATCTTTTTTCCAGACTACTTATTTGAAGAACCTTGTGTAATTAAAAGTAATGTAAGAGAAAGGTGCTTGAGCATCTGTAAACCCAAAGAGATGTATCATATATCCGGGAGAAATATGACCGGAGATTCACCATTGTGTAATAAATCAAATCTTATGAATCCCAAGATTTCTATACACACAGAACATCCATTTGGTTATATTCATGAAATTCCAGCATCTTGTAAAGAAAATAATCTCACAGACATTTATATAGTTACAGATCATGCACAGACAGAATATCCATCTACCCATATTAAAGAGGAACCAGCCTCATGTGAAGAAGGAAATCTCACTGACATTTCTACACCCATCGAACATCCACAGACACAATACCCATCTATTCCTATTAAGGAGGAACCAGTCTTATGTGAAGAAGGCAATCCCACAGATATTTCTAAACCCACCGAACATCCACAGACACAATACCCATCTATTCCTATTAAGGAGGAACCAGTCTTATGTGAAGAAGGCAATCTCACAGATATTTCTAAACCCACCGTACATCCACAGACACAATACCCATCTATTCCTTTTAAGGAGGAACCAGTCTTATGTGAAGAAGAAAATCTCACAGATATTTCTAAACCCACCGAACATCCACAGACACAATATCCATCTATCCCTTTTAAGGAGGAACCAGTTTTATGTGAAGAAGTAAATTTCGGCAACATTTATACCTCCATGGACTATAGAAAGCCAGAATATCCATTTTGTGTTAAAGAACACATTAAAATGAACAGAAATTACCAGAATAATGACATGTTAATCCAAAAATGCAATGAAATTGGTAATAATGGAATTCTAAAAACTGAACCCACATCTTACCAAATGGTTTATAAATCAGAATTTCATAAAAATGAGATTCAAGAAGGAGAGAAACAATTTTCttgctctgaatgtgggaaatgttttgggcaGAAGAAAGATCTAAACAGACATCAGCAAAGTCATTTGGGGAGGAAGCCATTTTCATGTCCTGAGTGCCTAAAAGGTTTTACCCAATCTTCCAATCTTATCACACATCAGCGAATTCACACTGGCGAGAAACCATTCTCTTGCTACCACTGTGGGAAATGCTTTGCACAAAAAAGTGATTTGAACAGGCACTTGAAAATCCACTCAGGAGTAAAGCCATTCTCGtgctctgaatgtggaaaatgtttcacCTTGAATGCATATCTTGTTACTCATCAGAGAATACACACAGGGGAGAAACCATTTTCTTGTtgggaatgtgggaaatgttttggacAGAAGAGTGTCCTGAATCGTCATTTGAGAATTCACAGGAAAGAAGCCAATTGCTTTCTTTTAATGCTAGAAAATCTGAattcaaaataa